A stretch of the Serratia marcescens genome encodes the following:
- the pepT gene encoding peptidase T — translation MDKLLDRFFNYVSFDTQSKANVKHVPSTDGQLKLARALQQEMIALGFERVSLSEHGCVMGTWPGNVAWPVPAVGFIAHLDTSPDFSGKNVNPQIVENYRGGDIALGIGDEVLSPVMFPILHQMLGQTLITTDGKTLLGADDKAGIAEILTAMVRLRARKIPHGDIRVAFTPDEEVGKGAQLFDVAAFNAEWAYTVDGGGVGELECENFNAASVTIKILGNSVHPGSAKGVMVNALSLATRIHQALPADETPETTEGYQGFYHLSSIKGSVERAEMHYILRDFEREGFEARKRKMVDIAREVGKGLPRDCYIEVSIEDSYYNMREQVAEHPHVIALAQQAMRDCDIEPVMKPIRGGTDGAQLSFRGLPCPNLFTGGYNYHGKHEFVTLEGMEQAVAVIMRIAALAAERAR, via the coding sequence ATGGACAAATTACTTGACCGCTTTTTCAACTACGTCTCTTTCGACACCCAGTCCAAAGCGAACGTAAAGCATGTGCCGAGCACCGACGGGCAGTTGAAGCTGGCGCGCGCGTTGCAGCAGGAAATGATCGCGCTCGGCTTCGAGCGGGTGTCGCTCAGCGAACACGGCTGCGTGATGGGCACCTGGCCGGGCAACGTCGCCTGGCCGGTGCCGGCGGTCGGTTTCATCGCCCATCTGGATACCTCGCCGGATTTCAGCGGCAAAAACGTCAATCCGCAGATCGTCGAGAACTATCGCGGCGGCGACATCGCGCTCGGCATCGGCGATGAAGTGCTGTCGCCGGTGATGTTCCCGATCCTGCACCAGATGCTGGGGCAGACCCTGATCACCACCGACGGCAAAACGCTGCTGGGCGCCGACGACAAGGCTGGCATCGCCGAGATCCTCACCGCCATGGTGCGCCTGCGCGCGCGCAAAATCCCGCACGGCGACATCCGCGTCGCCTTCACCCCGGACGAGGAGGTGGGCAAGGGGGCGCAGCTGTTCGACGTGGCGGCCTTCAACGCCGAATGGGCTTACACCGTGGACGGCGGCGGCGTCGGCGAGTTGGAGTGCGAGAACTTCAACGCCGCCTCGGTGACGATCAAAATCCTCGGCAACAGCGTGCACCCCGGCAGCGCCAAGGGCGTGATGGTCAACGCGCTGTCGTTGGCCACCCGCATTCATCAGGCGCTGCCGGCGGATGAAACGCCGGAGACCACCGAAGGCTACCAGGGCTTTTATCACCTCAGCAGCATCAAGGGCAGCGTAGAGCGCGCCGAAATGCACTATATCCTGCGCGACTTCGAGCGCGAGGGGTTTGAGGCGCGCAAGCGCAAGATGGTGGACATCGCCCGCGAGGTCGGCAAAGGCTTGCCGCGCGATTGCTATATCGAAGTGAGCATCGAAGACAGTTATTACAACATGCGCGAACAGGTGGCGGAGCACCCGCACGTGATCGCGCTGGCGCAGCAGGCGATGCGCGATTGCGACATCGAACCGGTGATGAAGCCGATCCGTGGCGGCACCGACGGCGCCCAGCTGTCGTTCCGCGGCCTGCCGTGCCCGAACCTGTTCACCGGCGGCTACAACTACCACGGCAAGCACGAGTTCGTGACCCTGGAAGGCATGGAGCAAGCGGTGGCGGTGATCATGCGCATCGCAGCGCTGGCCGCCGAGCGGGCGCGGTAA
- the potB gene encoding spermidine/putrescine ABC transporter permease PotB, with protein sequence MKKSRKVFQNVVIVGVVAWLLLFVFMPNLMIIATSFLTRDDANLVQMVFTLDNYRRLFDPLYAQVLLHSLNMALIATLCCLAIGYPFAFILARLPQKVRPLLLFLLIVPFWTNSLIRIYGLKLFLSTRGYLNDALLWIGVIDKPLRIMYTSEAVILGLVYILLPFMVMPLYSSIEKLDKSCLEAARDLGASKLQTFIRIIVPLTMPGIIAGCLLVVLPAMGLFFVADLMGGAKNLLIGNVIKSQFLNIRDWPFGAATSICLTLVMGLLLLVYYRAARLLNKKEDLA encoded by the coding sequence ATGAAGAAATCGCGTAAAGTCTTCCAGAATGTGGTGATCGTCGGCGTCGTCGCCTGGCTGTTGCTGTTCGTGTTCATGCCGAACCTGATGATCATCGCCACCAGCTTCCTGACCCGCGACGACGCCAACCTGGTGCAGATGGTGTTCACGCTGGACAACTACCGGCGCTTGTTCGACCCCTTGTACGCCCAGGTGCTGCTGCACTCGCTGAACATGGCGCTGATCGCCACCCTGTGCTGCCTGGCGATCGGCTATCCGTTCGCCTTTATCCTGGCGCGGTTGCCGCAGAAGGTGCGGCCGCTGCTGCTGTTTCTGCTGATCGTGCCCTTCTGGACCAACTCGCTGATCCGCATCTACGGCCTGAAGCTGTTTCTCAGCACCCGCGGCTATCTCAACGACGCGCTGCTGTGGATCGGCGTCATCGACAAGCCGCTGCGCATCATGTACACCTCGGAAGCGGTGATCCTCGGCCTGGTGTATATCCTGCTGCCGTTTATGGTGATGCCGCTCTACTCCAGCATCGAAAAGCTCGATAAGTCCTGCCTGGAGGCGGCGCGCGATCTCGGCGCCAGCAAGCTGCAGACCTTTATCCGCATCATCGTGCCGCTGACCATGCCGGGCATTATCGCCGGCTGCCTGCTGGTGGTGCTGCCGGCGATGGGGCTGTTCTTCGTCGCCGATCTGATGGGCGGCGCCAAGAATCTGCTGATCGGCAACGTGATTAAAAGCCAGTTCCTCAATATCCGCGACTGGCCATTCGGCGCGGCTACCAGCATCTGCCTGACGCTGGTGATGGGGCTGTTGCTGCTGGTCTATTACCGGGCCGCCCGTCTGTTGAACAAGAAGGAGGATCTGGCATGA
- a CDS encoding family 4 glycosyl hydrolase, with protein sequence MKLTVLGGGGVRSPFLAKSIAYNAHRIGITEVVFMDTDERHLAIYGALAQGVFQRIRDDIAFSLSSDPRQALQGADYIITTLRIGGEEGRIHDERIALNHQLLGQETTGAGGFAMAMRSIPAILDYCRLIEQLSSPDAVLFNFTNPSGMVTEAIIKSGFQRRVYGICDAPSEFIRELAELLGCREDQLSVDCFGLNHLSWFRNARVNGEPVTERLLADPRLYRETCMKYFSPELVALSDNLMLNEYLYYYYYREQAIAAIVEGGETRGEQIAAINRQMLSALGELDIPRQLEHAFSVYFSHYLQRENSYMQRESNQGKVKTREMLTLQQFIEQPDSGGYAGVAIDILEAVNSGRQKRVVVSMQNRDTLDFLHPEDVIEISCELSSAGIQPVKMRDIPDTQKNLISQVKEYERLAVAAILTGNRQLAIKALMVHPLVNSYSLAKTLVEEYLQAHRQYAVHWR encoded by the coding sequence ATGAAATTAACCGTTCTCGGCGGCGGCGGCGTACGTTCCCCGTTCCTCGCCAAATCCATTGCCTATAACGCCCATCGCATCGGCATTACCGAAGTGGTGTTTATGGATACCGATGAGCGCCATCTGGCGATCTACGGCGCCCTCGCGCAGGGCGTGTTCCAGCGCATTCGCGACGACATTGCTTTCAGCCTCAGCAGCGATCCGCGCCAGGCACTGCAAGGCGCCGACTACATCATCACCACCCTGCGCATTGGCGGCGAGGAAGGCCGCATCCATGACGAGCGCATCGCGCTCAATCACCAGTTGCTCGGGCAAGAAACCACCGGCGCCGGCGGCTTCGCCATGGCGATGCGTTCGATCCCGGCGATCCTCGATTATTGCCGCCTGATCGAGCAGCTTTCCTCGCCGGACGCGGTCTTGTTCAACTTCACCAATCCTTCCGGCATGGTGACCGAGGCGATCATCAAATCCGGCTTCCAGCGCCGGGTCTACGGTATCTGCGACGCCCCCAGCGAGTTCATTCGCGAACTGGCCGAGCTGCTGGGCTGCCGCGAAGACCAACTGAGCGTCGATTGCTTCGGCCTCAACCATCTTTCCTGGTTCCGCAATGCGCGCGTCAACGGTGAGCCGGTCACGGAACGGTTGCTGGCGGATCCGCGCCTGTATCGCGAAACCTGCATGAAATACTTCTCGCCGGAGCTGGTGGCGCTGTCGGACAACCTGATGCTCAACGAGTATCTCTACTATTACTACTACCGTGAGCAGGCGATCGCCGCCATCGTCGAGGGCGGCGAGACCCGCGGCGAACAAATCGCGGCGATCAATCGCCAAATGCTGTCGGCGTTGGGCGAGCTGGACATCCCCCGTCAGTTGGAACACGCCTTCTCTGTCTACTTCAGCCATTACCTGCAGCGCGAAAACTCCTACATGCAGCGCGAGTCCAACCAGGGCAAGGTGAAAACGCGTGAGATGCTGACGCTGCAACAGTTTATCGAACAGCCGGACAGCGGCGGCTATGCCGGGGTAGCGATCGACATTCTGGAGGCGGTCAACAGCGGCCGGCAAAAACGCGTGGTGGTATCGATGCAAAACCGCGACACGCTCGATTTTCTGCACCCGGAAGACGTGATCGAAATCAGCTGCGAATTGAGCAGCGCCGGCATTCAGCCGGTCAAAATGCGCGATATTCCCGACACCCAGAAAAACCTGATTTCGCAGGTGAAAGAGTACGAACGGCTGGCGGTGGCGGCGATCCTGACCGGCAACCGCCAACTGGCCATCAAGGCGCTGATGGTACACCCGCTGGTCAACTCCTACTCGCTGGCGAAAACGCTGGTGGAGGAGTACCTGCAGGCCCACCGTCAGTATGCCGTGCACTGGCGCTAA
- a CDS encoding PTS transporter subunit EIIC → MKGIIDNILSKLQLFSKAMMGPIFFLPVIGLILALSSILTNATLINEHSAIFTIGKMIGDTFWPLFGNLGLIFCIGITYGLAKDKKSEAALVAVMCFIMFLGANSSYLQLSGHVATKINGEYYGTGQTELLGFTVVDMGIFLGLILGVTLAWVHNRLCNVELNGVFSVYGGAKLVLIAMTPIIMLYAVAFSYLWPAISQGLIALTGFMKSSGSLGVFAYGFFEKFLIPTGLHHFIWSPFQLTSIGGSIVQDGQTISGSQAIFLAYMRDPSISPLMNEALRFSQQGMVTIFGLPGAALAFYHTAKPEKKMLAKAILIPAITTSILVGITEPIEFTFLFISPLLWVIHAVLTALSQVACNLFQVRPWGASGLVEFLAYNLPLPVSLTRWPLYVVIGLVQFAVYYLVFKTLVLKLNLKTPGREDDQDVKLYSKQDYRNRKNTPDEPSGIIIRALGGKENIISVDNCFTRLRVELKDMARVDEAALKSTGAKGVVKNRREVQVIYGVTVGKVKNQVEKYLAAL, encoded by the coding sequence ATGAAAGGTATTATCGATAATATCTTAAGCAAGCTGCAGCTTTTCTCCAAAGCCATGATGGGGCCGATATTTTTCCTGCCGGTAATCGGTCTGATTCTGGCGCTCAGTTCTATTCTCACCAATGCCACATTAATCAATGAACATTCTGCCATCTTCACTATCGGTAAAATGATCGGCGATACCTTCTGGCCGTTATTCGGTAATCTCGGGCTGATTTTCTGCATCGGCATTACCTACGGCCTGGCCAAAGACAAAAAAAGCGAAGCGGCGCTGGTCGCGGTGATGTGCTTTATCATGTTCCTCGGCGCCAATTCGTCTTATCTGCAGCTCAGCGGCCACGTCGCGACCAAGATCAACGGCGAATATTACGGCACCGGGCAGACGGAACTGCTGGGCTTTACCGTGGTGGATATGGGCATTTTCCTCGGTCTTATCCTCGGCGTCACCCTCGCCTGGGTGCACAACCGCCTGTGCAACGTCGAACTCAACGGCGTGTTTTCGGTCTATGGCGGCGCCAAGCTGGTGCTGATCGCCATGACGCCGATCATCATGCTGTACGCCGTCGCCTTCAGCTACCTGTGGCCGGCCATCTCGCAGGGCCTGATCGCGCTGACCGGCTTTATGAAAAGCTCCGGCTCGCTCGGGGTATTCGCCTACGGTTTCTTCGAGAAATTCCTCATCCCCACCGGGCTACACCACTTTATCTGGTCGCCGTTCCAGCTCACCAGCATCGGCGGTTCAATCGTGCAGGACGGCCAGACCATCTCCGGCTCGCAGGCGATTTTCCTGGCCTATATGCGCGACCCGAGCATCTCGCCGCTGATGAACGAGGCGCTGCGCTTCTCGCAGCAAGGGATGGTAACTATCTTCGGCCTGCCGGGCGCGGCATTGGCTTTCTATCACACCGCCAAACCGGAAAAGAAAATGCTGGCCAAGGCGATTCTGATCCCGGCCATCACCACCTCGATCCTGGTCGGCATCACCGAGCCGATAGAGTTCACCTTCCTGTTTATCTCTCCGCTGCTGTGGGTGATCCACGCCGTGTTGACCGCGCTGTCGCAGGTGGCCTGCAACCTGTTCCAGGTGCGCCCCTGGGGCGCCAGCGGGCTGGTCGAGTTCCTGGCCTACAACCTGCCGCTGCCGGTCTCCCTCACCCGCTGGCCGCTGTATGTGGTCATCGGCCTGGTGCAGTTTGCGGTGTATTACCTGGTGTTCAAAACGCTGGTGCTGAAGCTCAATCTGAAAACGCCGGGCCGTGAAGATGATCAGGACGTCAAACTCTATTCCAAACAGGATTACCGAAACCGCAAAAATACCCCGGACGAGCCGAGCGGCATCATTATTCGCGCGCTGGGCGGCAAGGAAAACATTATTTCCGTCGATAACTGCTTTACCCGGCTGCGGGTGGAATTAAAGGATATGGCGCGGGTGGATGAAGCCGCGTTGAAAAGCACCGGCGCCAAAGGCGTGGTGAAGAATCGCCGTGAAGTCCAGGTAATTTACGGCGTCACGGTCGGCAAGGTCAAAAATCAGGTAGAGAAATATTTAGCGGCACTCTAA
- a CDS encoding malate/lactate/ureidoglycolate dehydrogenase, whose amino-acid sequence MSTEYRIASPHLAQFVQAIWRQAGSTAREAELVADHLVQANLAGHDSHGVGMIPSYMASLAQGQLQLNQHAEVVRDAGAVLTLDGARGFGQVVASEAMALGVERAGKLGLAAVALHNAHHIGRIGHWAEQCARAGFISIHFVNVVGDPMVAPFGGSDRRFGTNPFCAIFPRPGRTPLLLDFATSGIAFGKTRVAYNKGLSVAPGYLIDEHGQPTAEPKVMHEAPFGSLLPFGLHKGYALAAMCEILGGALSGGRTTHDATLKADSDAIFNCMTTLILDPQAFDAPQMQAEAEAFIGWVKASPPSGEQPIAVPGEWEDANRAARLEQGIPIDATTWQQIGLAAEQAGMAAGELADYRAQARQG is encoded by the coding sequence ATGAGCACCGAATACCGTATCGCCAGCCCGCATTTGGCGCAGTTCGTTCAGGCGATTTGGCGCCAGGCCGGCAGCACGGCGCGTGAAGCCGAGCTGGTGGCCGATCATCTGGTGCAGGCCAATCTGGCCGGGCACGACTCGCACGGCGTCGGCATGATCCCCAGCTACATGGCGTCGTTGGCGCAGGGGCAATTGCAGCTCAATCAGCATGCCGAGGTGGTGCGCGACGCCGGCGCAGTGCTGACGCTCGACGGCGCACGCGGCTTCGGTCAGGTGGTGGCCAGCGAAGCGATGGCGCTGGGCGTTGAACGCGCCGGCAAGCTGGGCCTGGCGGCGGTGGCGCTGCACAACGCGCACCATATCGGCCGCATCGGCCATTGGGCGGAACAGTGCGCCCGCGCCGGTTTCATTTCGATTCACTTCGTCAATGTGGTGGGCGATCCGATGGTGGCGCCGTTCGGCGGCAGCGATCGTCGCTTCGGCACCAACCCGTTCTGCGCCATTTTCCCGCGGCCGGGCCGCACGCCGCTGCTGTTGGATTTTGCCACCAGCGGTATCGCCTTCGGCAAAACTCGGGTGGCCTATAACAAAGGGCTGTCGGTGGCGCCGGGCTATCTGATCGACGAACACGGGCAGCCAACTGCCGAACCGAAGGTGATGCATGAAGCGCCGTTCGGTTCGCTGCTGCCGTTCGGCTTGCACAAAGGCTATGCGCTGGCGGCGATGTGCGAGATCCTCGGCGGCGCGCTCTCCGGCGGCCGCACCACCCACGACGCCACGTTGAAAGCCGACAGCGACGCCATCTTCAATTGCATGACGACCCTGATCCTCGATCCTCAGGCGTTCGACGCCCCGCAAATGCAGGCCGAGGCCGAAGCGTTTATCGGCTGGGTGAAAGCGTCGCCGCCGAGCGGCGAACAGCCGATCGCCGTCCCGGGAGAGTGGGAAGACGCCAACCGCGCGGCGCGGCTGGAGCAGGGCATCCCGATCGATGCCACTACCTGGCAGCAGATTGGCTTGGCGGCGGAGCAGGCGGGCATGGCGGCGGGGGAACTGGCGGATTACCGCGCACAGGCGCGCCAGGGATAA
- a CDS encoding MurR/RpiR family transcriptional regulator, with protein MNFKQVFSQAELSKTDLTILHCILDNPDACIDDGIRAVSTRCYSSPSTLVRLAKKLGFRGYLELVYFIKFNLTMAPAYQAERVTSAAPPAQQAQFLDLLDSGKILIHGSGFSQLVAQYMYNKFMTLGVDSYLSLWPDFDILDRETRFRFDMVIVISKSGNSGSALSWGEAVKRNRILLAAFCGDGDSPLAQQADMTFLFEDRQKYDHDIYYPNPFFGHCLLGFENVITAWFERRGR; from the coding sequence ATGAATTTCAAACAGGTCTTCAGCCAGGCGGAGCTCAGCAAGACGGATCTGACGATTTTGCACTGCATTCTCGACAATCCGGACGCCTGCATCGACGACGGCATCCGCGCGGTGTCCACACGCTGCTACAGTTCCCCCTCAACGCTGGTGCGGCTGGCCAAAAAGCTGGGCTTTCGCGGCTATCTCGAACTGGTCTATTTCATCAAGTTCAACCTGACGATGGCGCCGGCCTACCAGGCGGAACGCGTGACGTCGGCGGCACCGCCGGCCCAGCAGGCGCAGTTTCTCGATCTGCTCGACAGCGGCAAAATCCTGATCCACGGCAGCGGTTTTTCGCAGCTGGTGGCGCAGTATATGTACAACAAGTTTATGACGCTGGGCGTAGACAGTTACCTGTCGCTGTGGCCGGATTTCGACATTCTTGACCGTGAGACGCGCTTTCGCTTCGATATGGTGATCGTGATTTCAAAGTCGGGCAACAGCGGCTCGGCGCTGAGCTGGGGCGAGGCGGTGAAGCGTAACCGCATTCTGCTGGCGGCTTTCTGCGGCGACGGCGACAGCCCGCTGGCGCAGCAGGCCGACATGACCTTTCTGTTTGAGGACCGGCAAAAATACGATCACGATATCTACTATCCCAACCCGTTTTTCGGCCACTGTCTGTTGGGATTCGAGAATGTGATCACCGCCTGGTTTGAACGACGCGGCCGCTGA
- the potC gene encoding spermidine/putrescine ABC transporter permease PotC → MIGRLLRGGFMTLVYAYLYIPIVILIVNSFNASRFGISWQGATTKWYSTLLNNDSLLQAAGHSLTMAVLSATFATLIGSLTAVALYRYRFRGKPFVGGMLFVVMMSPDIVMAISLLVLFMLLGISLGFWSLLFSHITFCLPFVVVTVYARLKGFDVKMLEAARDLGASEFTILRKIILPLAMPAVAAGWLLSFTLSMDDVVVSSFVTGPSYEILPLKIYSMVKVGVSPEVNALATILLLLSLVLVIASQWVMRDRSPKAE, encoded by the coding sequence ATGATCGGACGTCTGCTGCGCGGCGGCTTTATGACGCTGGTATACGCCTATCTGTATATCCCGATCGTCATCCTGATCGTCAACTCCTTCAACGCCTCGCGCTTCGGTATCAGTTGGCAAGGAGCCACCACCAAGTGGTACAGCACGCTGCTCAACAACGACAGCCTGCTGCAGGCCGCCGGCCATTCGCTGACCATGGCGGTGCTCTCCGCCACCTTCGCCACGCTGATCGGCTCGCTGACCGCGGTGGCGCTGTATCGCTACCGCTTCCGCGGCAAGCCGTTCGTCGGCGGCATGCTGTTCGTGGTGATGATGTCGCCGGACATCGTGATGGCCATCTCGCTGCTGGTGCTGTTCATGCTGCTGGGCATTTCGCTCGGCTTCTGGTCGCTGCTGTTCTCGCACATCACCTTTTGCCTGCCGTTCGTGGTAGTGACCGTCTACGCGCGCCTGAAAGGGTTCGACGTGAAGATGCTGGAAGCCGCGCGCGATCTCGGCGCAAGCGAGTTCACCATTCTGCGCAAGATCATTTTGCCGCTGGCGATGCCGGCGGTGGCGGCCGGCTGGCTGTTGAGCTTCACCCTGTCGATGGACGACGTGGTCGTCTCCTCCTTCGTCACCGGGCCGAGCTACGAGATTTTGCCGCTGAAGATCTATTCGATGGTGAAAGTCGGCGTCTCGCCGGAGGTCAACGCGCTGGCCACCATTTTGCTGCTGCTGTCGCTGGTGCTGGTGATCGCCAGCCAGTGGGTGATGCGCGATCGCTCGCCCAAGGCCGAATAA
- the potA gene encoding spermidine/putrescine ABC transporter ATP-binding protein PotA has translation MTETSSPTPLVELHALSKAFDGKTIIADLELAINHGEFLTILGPSGCGKTTVLRLIAGLEDADLGRIVLDGQDITAIPAEHRHVNTVFQSYALFPHMSVFDNVAFGLRMQKVPAAELTPRVEEALRMVQLDAFAQRRPGQLSGGQQQRVAIARAVVNKPKVLLLDESLSALDYKLRKQMQNELKALQRKLGITFVFVTHDQEEALTMSDRIVVMREGRIEQDGTPREIYEEPKNLFVASFIGEINIFDAVVLQRLDPQRVRANVEGRECDIYADLPVEPGQKLKVLLRPEDLRVEEVNDSAQHDGLIGYVRERNYKGMTLESVVELESGKTVMVSEFFNEDDPDVDHSLNQKMAVTWVESWEVVLADEEIA, from the coding sequence ATGACTGAGACATCCTCTCCGACTCCCCTTGTTGAACTGCATGCCCTGAGCAAAGCGTTCGATGGCAAAACCATCATTGCCGATCTCGAACTGGCGATTAACCACGGCGAATTCCTCACCATTCTCGGCCCCTCCGGCTGTGGCAAAACCACGGTGCTGCGCCTGATCGCTGGTCTTGAAGACGCCGATTTGGGCCGCATCGTGCTCGACGGCCAGGATATCACCGCCATTCCGGCCGAACATCGCCACGTCAACACCGTGTTTCAGAGCTATGCCCTGTTTCCGCACATGTCGGTGTTCGACAACGTCGCCTTCGGCCTGCGCATGCAAAAGGTGCCGGCGGCGGAACTGACGCCGCGCGTCGAAGAGGCGCTGCGCATGGTGCAACTGGATGCGTTCGCCCAGCGGCGGCCGGGCCAGCTCTCCGGCGGCCAACAGCAACGCGTGGCCATCGCCCGCGCCGTGGTTAACAAGCCGAAGGTGCTGCTGCTGGACGAATCGCTCTCGGCGCTGGACTACAAGCTGCGCAAACAGATGCAGAACGAGCTGAAGGCGCTGCAGCGCAAGCTGGGCATCACCTTCGTGTTCGTCACCCACGATCAGGAAGAAGCGCTGACCATGTCGGATCGCATCGTGGTGATGCGCGAAGGCCGCATCGAGCAGGACGGCACGCCGCGTGAGATCTACGAAGAGCCGAAGAACCTGTTCGTCGCCAGCTTCATCGGCGAGATCAACATTTTCGACGCGGTGGTCTTGCAGCGCCTCGATCCGCAGCGGGTGCGCGCCAACGTCGAGGGCCGCGAGTGCGACATCTATGCCGATCTGCCGGTAGAGCCGGGCCAAAAGCTGAAGGTGCTGCTGCGCCCGGAGGATCTGCGGGTGGAAGAAGTGAACGACAGCGCGCAGCACGACGGGCTGATCGGCTACGTGCGCGAGCGCAACTACAAAGGCATGACGCTGGAGTCGGTGGTTGAGCTGGAGAGCGGCAAAACGGTGATGGTTAGCGAGTTCTTCAATGAAGACGATCCGGACGTCGACCACTCGCTCAACCAGAAGATGGCGGTGACCTGGGTTGAAAGCTGGGAGGTGGTGCTGGCCGATGAAGAAATCGCGTAA
- the potD gene encoding spermidine/putrescine ABC transporter substrate-binding protein PotD, translated as MKKWSHLLAAGMMALSFCSANASDGKTLYFYNWTEYVPPGLLEQFTKETGIKVIYSTYESNESMYAKLKTYKDGAYDLVVPSTYFIAKMSKEGMLQKIDKSKLSHFKDLDPTLLNKPFDPNNDYSIPYIWGATAIGVNSDAQDPSTVTAWADLWQPQYKGRLLLTDDAREVFQMALLKLGYSGNTTDPKEIEAAYHELQKLMPNVLAFNSDNPGNPFMEGEVNVGMVWNGSAFVARQAGTPLEIVWPKEGGIFWMDSLAIPANARNVEGALKLIDFLLRPEIAVQVAETIGYPTPNLAAKKLLSPEIANDKSLYPDKAVIEHGEWQNDVGDASTLYESYFQKLKAGR; from the coding sequence ATGAAAAAGTGGTCACATCTGCTCGCAGCCGGGATGATGGCGCTGAGTTTCTGCTCTGCAAACGCCTCTGACGGCAAGACACTGTACTTCTATAACTGGACTGAATACGTCCCGCCGGGGCTGCTGGAGCAGTTCACCAAGGAAACCGGCATCAAGGTGATCTATTCCACCTATGAATCCAACGAAAGCATGTACGCCAAGCTGAAGACCTACAAAGACGGCGCGTACGATCTGGTGGTGCCTTCCACTTACTTCATCGCCAAGATGAGCAAGGAAGGCATGCTGCAAAAAATCGACAAGAGCAAGCTCAGCCACTTCAAGGATCTCGATCCTACCCTGCTGAACAAGCCGTTCGATCCTAACAACGACTATTCCATTCCTTACATCTGGGGCGCTACCGCCATCGGCGTCAACAGCGACGCGCAGGATCCCTCTACCGTTACCGCCTGGGCCGATCTGTGGCAGCCGCAGTACAAAGGCCGCCTGCTGCTGACCGACGACGCGCGCGAAGTGTTCCAGATGGCGCTGCTCAAGCTGGGCTATTCCGGCAACACCACTGACCCGAAAGAGATCGAAGCCGCCTATCACGAACTGCAGAAATTGATGCCGAACGTGCTGGCCTTCAACTCCGACAACCCGGGCAACCCGTTTATGGAAGGGGAAGTCAACGTCGGTATGGTGTGGAACGGTTCGGCCTTCGTGGCGCGCCAGGCCGGCACGCCGCTGGAGATCGTTTGGCCGAAGGAAGGCGGGATCTTCTGGATGGACAGCCTGGCCATTCCGGCCAACGCGCGCAACGTCGAGGGGGCGCTGAAGCTGATAGACTTCCTGCTACGGCCGGAAATCGCAGTGCAGGTGGCGGAAACCATCGGTTACCCGACGCCGAACCTGGCGGCGAAGAAGCTGCTGTCGCCGGAGATCGCCAACGATAAATCACTCTACCCGGATAAGGCGGTGATTGAGCACGGCGAGTGGCAAAACGACGTCGGCGACGCCAGCACGCTGTACGAAAGCTACTTCCAAAAGCTGAAAGCCGGGCGCTAA